In one window of Chryseobacterium phocaeense DNA:
- a CDS encoding efflux RND transporter periplasmic adaptor subunit: MKKTLIYIIVAAVLVGLAAYKIAGNKEKQTQEVKEVAKQVDKINVNVVTVKRENIDTDYSANGTFLPKQEMNQSSEISGRIVSVLVKEGSRVGAGQVLATIKRDAIEVDVTQAQNNLQNAIMDNQRYENAYKTGGVTKQQLDNSRLQLKNMQAAVRAQGVKVNDTSIRAGISGTINKKMVEPGTVVSPGTAMFEIVNINSLKLSVLVDESQIGRIQLGQEVPINVNVLPEDSFVGRITFIAPKSDASLNFPVEIEVQNKGNLKAGMYATATFKTNNGAETQNMLTVPAEAFVNGVSSGQLFVVQNGVAKLIKVTIGKVYGDKVQVLSGLNGGEQVVTSGQINLDNGSKINIIK, encoded by the coding sequence ATGAAAAAAACTTTAATATATATCATCGTAGCTGCGGTACTGGTAGGTCTGGCAGCATACAAGATTGCTGGTAACAAGGAAAAGCAGACTCAGGAGGTAAAAGAGGTAGCCAAGCAGGTAGATAAGATCAATGTAAACGTTGTTACCGTAAAAAGAGAAAATATTGACACGGATTATTCTGCCAATGGAACATTCCTTCCCAAGCAGGAAATGAATCAGTCTTCAGAGATTTCCGGACGTATCGTAAGCGTTCTGGTAAAAGAAGGCTCTAGAGTGGGAGCAGGGCAGGTTCTGGCAACCATCAAAAGAGATGCTATTGAGGTGGATGTAACCCAGGCTCAGAATAACCTTCAGAATGCCATTATGGACAATCAGCGTTACGAAAATGCATACAAAACCGGAGGGGTAACCAAGCAGCAGCTTGATAATTCAAGATTACAGCTTAAAAATATGCAGGCTGCCGTACGTGCTCAGGGCGTGAAAGTAAATGACACCAGCATCCGTGCGGGAATCAGCGGAACGATCAATAAAAAGATGGTGGAGCCGGGAACCGTGGTTTCTCCGGGAACCGCTATGTTTGAAATTGTAAACATTAACAGCCTGAAACTTTCCGTTTTAGTGGACGAAAGCCAGATCGGAAGAATTCAGTTAGGTCAGGAAGTTCCTATTAATGTAAATGTTTTACCGGAAGATTCTTTCGTAGGCAGAATTACCTTCATTGCTCCCAAAAGTGATGCTTCCCTGAACTTCCCGGTTGAAATTGAAGTACAGAACAAAGGAAATCTGAAAGCAGGGATGTACGCAACGGCTACATTTAAAACCAACAACGGAGCGGAAACCCAGAATATGCTGACGGTTCCTGCGGAAGCGTTCGTAAACGGGGTAAGTTCCGGGCAGTTATTCGTGGTTCAGAATGGTGTTGCGAAACTGATCAAAGTAACCATTGGAAAAGTATATGGTGACAAAGTTCAGGTATTAAGCGGACTGAATGGAGGAGAGCAGGTAGTAACGAGCGGACAGATCAACCTTGACAACGGTTCTAAGATAAACATTATAAAGTAG
- a CDS encoding TolC family protein — protein MKRKRITAKKLKIGIAAAFMIFGFSSVSAQQQVSLQEAIKQALQNKAEAKKAALQIKKAEYKIDEARAGALPQISATAGLTYNPVIQESLLEFGGERIRAQLGQPWSSSAVVELRQALFDQRVFTGLKAAKSTREFYVLNAQLTNEQIIENVATAYYQVFVQEENLKTVEASYANTEKVRNVIKSLVDNGLAKSIDLDRTNVQLTNIGSNKQQLINSVELSKNALKFYMGVPIGTDIELEEKTIEPKPELIASNVNLDNRTELKVLTKNRELLQFNKKATEAYLYPTVSLTANYGWAGMGKKFPLTNGLNNGVLWSDYSAIGLNISVPIFTGGATKAKIQQAEIDIQDIDQDIQKTQLSLDLDHKNAVTNMENAIINIQSMKDNVELAERVQKNTQSNYQYGLATLTEVLDSENALTQAKQNYSNALLDYKQAEIKLIKAKGELNTLQN, from the coding sequence ATGAAAAGAAAACGTATCACTGCTAAAAAGCTAAAAATTGGGATAGCTGCGGCGTTTATGATTTTCGGCTTTTCATCAGTATCTGCCCAGCAGCAGGTTTCTTTACAGGAAGCCATCAAGCAGGCCCTGCAGAATAAAGCAGAAGCCAAGAAAGCGGCCTTGCAGATCAAGAAAGCGGAGTATAAAATTGATGAAGCCAGAGCAGGAGCTTTACCACAGATCAGTGCCACGGCAGGTTTAACCTACAATCCGGTTATTCAGGAATCTTTACTTGAGTTCGGAGGCGAGAGAATCAGAGCCCAGCTGGGACAGCCATGGAGCTCAAGTGCAGTAGTGGAGCTAAGACAGGCTTTATTTGATCAAAGGGTTTTTACCGGTCTTAAGGCGGCAAAATCTACAAGAGAGTTCTATGTATTGAATGCCCAGCTGACCAATGAACAGATCATTGAAAATGTAGCTACAGCTTATTATCAGGTGTTTGTACAGGAAGAAAATCTCAAAACAGTAGAAGCGAGCTATGCCAATACCGAAAAAGTAAGAAACGTAATCAAAAGCCTTGTTGATAACGGACTGGCAAAATCCATTGATCTGGACCGTACAAACGTACAGCTTACCAATATCGGTTCCAACAAGCAGCAGCTGATTAATTCCGTTGAGCTTTCCAAAAATGCTTTAAAATTTTATATGGGAGTTCCGATCGGGACAGACATCGAGCTTGAAGAGAAAACCATCGAGCCAAAACCTGAACTGATCGCCAGTAACGTGAATCTTGACAACCGTACCGAACTTAAAGTTCTGACTAAAAACAGGGAACTTCTCCAGTTTAATAAAAAAGCAACAGAAGCTTATCTGTATCCTACAGTAAGCCTTACAGCCAATTACGGCTGGGCCGGTATGGGGAAAAAATTCCCTCTAACCAACGGATTGAATAACGGCGTTCTTTGGAGTGATTATTCAGCAATCGGGCTGAACATCAGTGTTCCGATCTTTACCGGAGGGGCAACGAAAGCTAAGATTCAGCAGGCTGAAATTGATATCCAGGATATCGATCAGGACATTCAGAAAACACAGCTGAGCCTGGATCTTGATCATAAAAATGCTGTTACCAATATGGAAAACGCCATTATCAATATTCAGAGCATGAAAGACAATGTAGAGCTTGCTGAAAGAGTTCAGAAAAATACACAGTCAAACTATCAGTATGGTCTGGCAACGCTTACCGAAGTACTGGATTCTGAAAACGCTTTAACGCAGGCAAAACAGAACTATTCAAATGCATTGCTGGATTACAAGCAGGCTGAGATCAAGTTAATTAAAGCTAAAGGGGAACTGAACACACTACAAAATTAA